The sequence below is a genomic window from Thioclava nitratireducens.
GCACCGCGCCCAGCAGCACTGGCGCGCCGATCACCAGCGTCATGATCGCCCCGGCGAGCCGCATCGGAACCTCACTTCGTGTAGCGCTGCGCCCAGTCCTCGGTGAGCTTGGTCATCCAGCTCGGGTGCGGCTCGGGCAGGGTCGGGCCCAACTCCTCCAGCGTCGGCAGCGCGGGCGCGGTAGGCAAATCAGCGAAGGCCTGTTTCGCCGCCTGGTCCAGCTTCGCCGGATCGAGCACCGAGAAACTTCCCAGCACGCGGATGTCCTGCATATGCGCCTGCGTGGCCGGATCGAGCAGGAAATTCGCGACCAGCTCCGCCCCCGCCTGATGCGCCGCGTTATAGGGAATCGCGACGTAGGAGATATTCCCGATCGTGCCGCCCTCGGGCACCCAGACGCGGACAGAGGGCGGCAGCACGCCCTGCTCGATCATCGCGGCGGGCGCGGCGGGATCGAAGAACATCGCGAAATCGACCTCGCCATCGGCCAGCAGTTGCGCCTGCGCGCTTTCGTTCTCGGGGAAGGATTTGCCTTCGCGCCACATCAGCGGGCGCAACGCATCGTACCACGCCCAGAGCGGCGCGGTTTCCTTGGTATAGGCCTCGTCCATCACGGGCTGCGACAGCGCCGCCGGATCGGGCGCCAACTGGACCAGCGCCTGCTTGAGGAAGCTCGCCCCCATGAAATTCGACGGGTTGGGATGGGTGAAGCGGCCCGGATGCGCCTTGGCCCAATCCAGAAGCCCCGCCATATCCTTCGGCGGTTCGTTCACCCGCTCCGCATCATAGGCGAAGGCGAATTTCGCAAGCCGCCACGGGCTCTCATAGCCCTCGGTCGGCACGGTGAAATCGGTCGTGGCCGCCGAGCCTTCCGACAGGTCGAGATATTTCGCATTGGGCAGATCGCTCACGAACGGCCCATGCAGCAGCCCCGCGTCCTTCATCGCCAGAAAGTTCGGCCCGTTGATCCAGATAAGGTCCACCGCGCCGCCGTCATCCTTGCCTGCCGCCTTCTCGGCCTGCACGCGCGAAACGGCTTCGGCAGTGTCGGACAGTTTCACCTGCTCGACCGTGACGCCGTATTTCTCCTGCATCTGATCGGACACCCAATCGATGAAAGCGTTGGTGCGCGGATCGCCGCCCCAAGCATTGAAATAGACCGTCTGGCCCTTCGCCTCAGCCTGCATCTGCGCCCAATCGGCGAAGGCGGGCGCAGCGAGCGGCAGCGCGAGACTCGCGGCAAGAACCGGGGCGGCAAGGAGGTTTCTCATACTCTCTCCGTTCAGGAAAACGCCCGCCAGCCCATCAGCCAGCGGGTCACGGTGGTCACGAAACAGGCGGCGGCGAAGATCCCGGCAAGGATCGGGAAGGCTTGCGGAAACAGACAGATCGCCGCGAAGAACAGGATCGTCTCGGCCCCTTCGGTAAGGCCGCCGAGGTAGTAGATGCCCTTCGTCGGATAGGCATCGGTGCTCATCCCGCGCTTGGCGGCGATCGAGGCGAAAGCGAGAAAGCTCGACCCGGTGCCGACGAAGGCCGCGATCAGGATGGAAGCGGCGAGCGCGTTACGGGCCGGATCAGCCAGAGCGAAGCCCACCGGGATCAGCGCGTAGAACAGAAAATCCAGCGCGATATCGAGGAACGCACCGCGATCGGTCGGCCCCTTGATCCGCGCGATGGCCCCGTCGAGCCCGTCCGCGACCCGGTTGATGAGGATCAGCGCCAGCGCCAGCCAATAGGCGTGGAACGCCAGCGCCGGAATCGCGAGCAGACCCAGCGCGAAGCCGGCCACCGTCACCTGATCGGCGCGGATACCGCGCGCGGCCAGCGCCTCGGCGGGAGGCTGCATCATGGCACGTTGCAGCGGCAGGAGAGCAGCATCGATCATCCGCGCCTCCAGGTCATGAAACGCTCGGCGATCCGCAGGGTGCGCGGGTTCACATGAGCCTGCCGCCAACGCCCGGCGGCGTTCTTCGCGGCCTCCGACCAGCTCGGATAGATATGCGGCGTCGAGAGAATCTTGCCCAAGCCCAGCCCGTGCCGCATCGCCAGCGCGAACTCGGTAAGCACCTCGGCGGCATGCGCGCCGCAGACTGTCGCGCCAAGGATTTTGTCCGAGCCCTTCGCGGTGACAATCCGCACGAAGCCCTGTCCCGCGCCTTCGGCCAGCGCCCGGTCCAAATCGCCAAGCGGATATGTCGTGACCTCGTGATGCACGCCCTCCGCCTCGGCTTCTGCAGCTGTCATCCCCACCCGCGCCAGTTCGGGCGTGGTGAATACCGCATGCGGGATCGGCGCGGTGTGGGCCTTGAAGCGCCAGAACGGCGAGGCCAGCGAATTCGCCGCCGCGATCCAGCCCTGATGGCCCGCGGCGTTGGTAAGCTGCAAGGGCCCGGCCGAATCGCCTGCGGCGTAGATATTCGGCATCAGCGTCTCGAGGTAGTCGTTCGTCTCGATCACTTTGTTTGCCGGAATGCCCAGCTCCTCCAGCCCAAAGCCTTCGAGCCGCGCCTTGCGTCCGACCGCGACCAGCAGCGTGTCGAACTGAATCTTGGAGCCGTCTTCCAGCTCCAGCCATTTACGTCCATCCGTGCTGGACTCGTCCCGCCCGAAGCGGATCGCCTTCGCACCAAGCTTCAGATCGGCCCCATCGGCGCGCAACGCGGCCGCGATGGCGTCCGAGGCCTCGGTATCTTCACGGATCAACAGCCGCTCCGCCGCCTCGACGACCGTCACGCCCGCCCCAAGACGCGCCAGCGCCTGCGCTATCTCGCAGCCGATCGGGCCACCGCCAAGGATCACCATCCTCTCGGGTGGCGCAGGCATCGCAGCGAGCGCCTCCCACAGCGTGTCCGAGGTCAGGGGCTCGACCGATCCGATCCCCTCGATCGGCGGGATCACCGGAGCCGCGCCGGTCGCGAGCACGACGCCGCGCGTCGTCAGGCGCTGGTCGCCCACGCGCACGGTCCATGGGTCTTCCAGTCGCGCATGGCCTTCGATCACCTCGACGCCCAAACCTTCATAGCGCTCCACGGAATCATTCGGCTCAATCTGCGCGATCACCTCGGATATCCGCCGCGTCACGACGGACCAATCGACCGAGACATCCGCGCGCACGCCCAGCGCCTCGGAACCGCGTGCCACACCCACAGCCCTCGCCGAGGCAATCAGCGCCTTCGACGGCACGCAGCCGAAATTCAGGCAATCGCCGCCCATCGGGCCGTCCTGCACCAGCGTGACTTTC
It includes:
- a CDS encoding ABC transporter substrate-binding protein, which translates into the protein MRNLLAAPVLAASLALPLAAPAFADWAQMQAEAKGQTVYFNAWGGDPRTNAFIDWVSDQMQEKYGVTVEQVKLSDTAEAVSRVQAEKAAGKDDGGAVDLIWINGPNFLAMKDAGLLHGPFVSDLPNAKYLDLSEGSAATTDFTVPTEGYESPWRLAKFAFAYDAERVNEPPKDMAGLLDWAKAHPGRFTHPNPSNFMGASFLKQALVQLAPDPAALSQPVMDEAYTKETAPLWAWYDALRPLMWREGKSFPENESAQAQLLADGEVDFAMFFDPAAPAAMIEQGVLPPSVRVWVPEGGTIGNISYVAIPYNAAHQAGAELVANFLLDPATQAHMQDIRVLGSFSVLDPAKLDQAAKQAFADLPTAPALPTLEELGPTLPEPHPSWMTKLTEDWAQRYTK
- a CDS encoding FAD-dependent oxidoreductase, with protein sequence MRKPLIFLGLIALAVIATFLVADPDPERLRALRDSLAAWREAHPLALPIGFFVTYVVVTALSLPFAVWLTLLGAALLGFWQGLVLISFASSIGALLAFLVARYLMRDWVRGRLGPRLAKIEKGAARDGEFYLFSLRLIPVVPFFVINLAFGLTRMKAWKFYAVSQLGMLPGTAVYVAAGAQLGDLDSLSGIVSPGLLGAFAALAVFPWVARAALRFWARKRAYRGYERPAKFDRNLIVIGAGAAGLVASYVAAQAKAKVTLVQDGPMGGDCLNFGCVPSKALIASARAVGVARGSEALGVRADVSVDWSVVTRRISEVIAQIEPNDSVERYEGLGVEVIEGHARLEDPWTVRVGDQRLTTRGVVLATGAAPVIPPIEGIGSVEPLTSDTLWEALAAMPAPPERMVILGGGPIGCEIAQALARLGAGVTVVEAAERLLIREDTEASDAIAAALRADGADLKLGAKAIRFGRDESSTDGRKWLELEDGSKIQFDTLLVAVGRKARLEGFGLEELGIPANKVIETNDYLETLMPNIYAAGDSAGPLQLTNAAGHQGWIAAANSLASPFWRFKAHTAPIPHAVFTTPELARVGMTAAEAEAEGVHHEVTTYPLGDLDRALAEGAGQGFVRIVTAKGSDKILGATVCGAHAAEVLTEFALAMRHGLGLGKILSTPHIYPSWSEAAKNAAGRWRQAHVNPRTLRIAERFMTWRRG
- a CDS encoding CDP-alcohol phosphatidyltransferase family protein, which produces MIDAALLPLQRAMMQPPAEALAARGIRADQVTVAGFALGLLAIPALAFHAYWLALALILINRVADGLDGAIARIKGPTDRGAFLDIALDFLFYALIPVGFALADPARNALAASILIAAFVGTGSSFLAFASIAAKRGMSTDAYPTKGIYYLGGLTEGAETILFFAAICLFPQAFPILAGIFAAACFVTTVTRWLMGWRAFS